CCGGTATCCGGGAACACATCGGCGAAGCTACCGTGCGCAAGCGACTTTACGGCGGGCAGAAATTCGCGCGGGACAAGCGCGAGTTCAAGATCAAGAGCGCGGGCAAGCGCCACCAGGCTTGAGGGCCTGAGGTCGACCGCGCAGTTCTCTGTTTTCGAGATATGACCCCGCGGGACT
The sequence above is drawn from the Candidatus Dadabacteria bacterium genome and encodes:
- a CDS encoding XRE family transcriptional regulator, which produces VPRGHISKTENCAVDLRPSSLVALARALDLELALVPREFLPAVKSLAHGSFADVFPDTGLQVPRPLYSLDGEGDD